A single region of the Gossypium arboreum isolate Shixiya-1 chromosome 12, ASM2569848v2, whole genome shotgun sequence genome encodes:
- the LOC108477257 gene encoding cytochrome P450 78A3-like: METHSDCFWFLFLASKCKSFSTQNSILLLLFLCMAWFAMTLCFWFYPGGPAWGKYNWLTKRAASKAKNTIPGPRGFPIVGSMNLMVNLAHRKLSTAANCFRARRLMAFSLGDTRVIITCNPDVAKEILNSSVFADRPVKESAYSLMFNRAIGFAPYGVYWRTLRRIAATHLFCPKQISSTEAQRLDIASQMVSIIACRRGEFTIRNMLKKASLNNMMCSVFGTKYQLESSNTETEELGQLVEEGYDLLGNLNWSDHLPWLACLDLQNIRLRCSELVPRVNKFVNKIIQEHILKTGTRAPDFVDVLLSLNGPDRLSDNDMIAVLWEMIFRGTDTVAVLIEWILARMVLHPEIQSRVQAELDQVVGKSWELLESDIQSMVYLPAVVKEVLRLHPPGPLLSWARLAITDTTVDGYHVPAGTTAMVNMWAITRDPDFWVDPLKFNPERFVSKESADVEFSVLGSDLRLSPFGSGRRSCPGKTLGLATVTFWVGTLLHEFKWVASDDNPVDLSEVLKLSCEMANPLKVKVQPRRR; the protein is encoded by the exons ATGGAAACACACTCTGATTGCTTCTGGTTTTTGTTTCTTGCATCCAAATGCAAATCTTTTTCCACCCAAAATTCGATTTTGCTTCTTCTTTTTCTGTGCATGGCTTGGTTTGCCATGACCTTGTGCTTCTGGTTTTACCCTGGAGGCCCTGCTTGGGGTAAGTATAATTGGCTGACCAAGCGAGCTGCCTCAAAAGCCAAAAACACCATTCCAGGACCACGAGGGTTTCCAATTGTTggaagcatgaatctcatggttAACCTGGCTCACCGTAAGCTTTCAACTGCAGCTAACTGTTTTCGTGCTAGGCGGCTCATGGCGTTTAGCTTGGGTGATACTCGGGTTATCATTACATGCAACCCTGATGTAGCCAAAGAGATCCTTAACAGTTCTGTTTTCGCTGATCGTCCAGTGAAAGAGTCTGCTTATAGTTTGATGTTCAACAGAGCGATTGGTTTCGCTCCTTATGGGGTTTACTGGCGAACACTGAGAAGAATCGCTGCTACGCATCTGTTCTGCCCTAAACAAATTAGCTCCACCGAGGCACAGAGGTTGGATATCGCTTCTCAAATGGTGTCTATAATTGCATGTCGTCGTGGGGAGTTCACCATACGCAATATGCTCAAGAAAGCTTCTCTTAACAACATGATGTGCTCGGTGTTCGGCACTAAATATCAACTGGAATCGTCAAATACTGAAACTGAAGAGCTCGGCCAACTCGTCGAAGAAGGTTACGACCTACTCGGAAATCTCAATTGGTCCGATCATCTTCCATGGCTTGCTTGTTTAGACCTTCAAAATATCCGGCTTCGATGCTCGGAACTTGTCCCCAGAGTGAACAAGTTCGTGAACAAAATCATTCAGGAACATATACTCAAAACAGGAACAAGAGCCCCTGATTTTGTCGACGTTTTACTTTCTCTCAATGGACCTGATAGACTCTCGGACAACGATATGATTGCTGTTCTTTGG GAGATGATATTTAGAGGAACCGATACTGTGGCGGTTTTAATAGAGTGGATACTAGCGAGAATGGTGCTTCACCCTGAAATCCAATCAAGGGTCCAGGCCGAACTTGATCAAGTCGTTGGGAAATCATGGGAGTTGCTGGAATCAGACATTCAGTCGATGGTTTACCTGCCGGCGGTGGTGAAGGAGGTCCTCAGGCTACACCCCCCTGGTCCACTTCTATCGTGGGCCCGTTTAGCAATCACAGACACTACTGTCGATGGATATCACGTGCCTGCTGGGACAACAGCCATGGTTAACATGTGGGCCATCACTAGGGACCCAGATTTTTGGGTGGACCCACTTAAGTTCAATCCAGAGAGATTCGTATCCAAGGAGAGTGCTGATGTGGAGTTCTCGGTGTTGGGGTCTGACCTCAGGCTATCCCCATTCGGGTCTGGCCGTAGGAGCTGCCCTGGAAAGACACTTGGTTTAGCCACTGTTACCTTTTGGGTCGGCACCTTATTGCATGAGTTCAAGTGGGTGGCATCAGATGATAATCCAGTTGATCTCAGTGAAGTCCTTAAGCTCTCCTGTGAAATGGCTAACCCACTCAAGGTCAAAGTGCAACCTAGGCGCAGATAA